A single window of Desulfovibrio inopinatus DSM 10711 DNA harbors:
- a CDS encoding phage tail tube protein, whose product MALDVLGGIDATTILDFENEYGVSPGTVNGIQMPFKSNEISAEVAQGEDTTLNGRRDPVEPYDERLDVKGKIAVPMDVYAYGNWLRAGFGIPTKTGTGPYIYTFKVKGLTMPSFLVETGIGGTEYYLYNGCRMSNLSCQVGTQGELTSNIDIVGRDEGYSQAAYDATPTEYTYLPYQNSNATVFMGGVEVGICADISLNIGFGLDEDMFAIGGGGKRADAKPGKMAVTGNLTTFFTNSDNYILGRDKVETSLELRWVRGAHELSVLFPEMQLQRKSPAVTGPKGIRYQQTFNAYYGDDVNNSSVVWTVTNDTDALYGTA is encoded by the coding sequence ATGGCGCTGGATGTGTTGGGTGGTATTGATGCCACGACGATTCTGGATTTCGAAAATGAGTATGGAGTCTCGCCGGGGACAGTCAACGGTATACAAATGCCGTTTAAATCGAACGAGATTTCCGCCGAGGTTGCACAGGGTGAAGATACGACGTTGAACGGTCGCCGGGATCCGGTCGAGCCGTATGATGAACGGCTTGATGTGAAGGGCAAGATTGCCGTTCCCATGGATGTCTACGCTTATGGAAACTGGTTGCGTGCCGGGTTCGGTATCCCCACAAAGACCGGGACCGGGCCGTACATCTACACCTTTAAAGTCAAGGGGCTTACCATGCCGTCGTTCCTCGTGGAAACGGGAATCGGTGGCACGGAATACTATCTCTATAACGGTTGTCGGATGTCGAATCTTTCCTGCCAAGTCGGGACGCAGGGCGAACTTACGAGCAATATTGATATCGTGGGCCGCGATGAAGGTTATTCGCAGGCCGCCTATGATGCCACACCGACCGAGTATACCTATCTTCCCTATCAAAACAGTAATGCCACCGTCTTCATGGGAGGCGTCGAGGTCGGGATCTGTGCCGACATCTCGTTGAATATCGGGTTCGGACTCGATGAAGACATGTTCGCCATTGGTGGGGGTGGCAAGCGGGCCGACGCCAAACCCGGTAAAATGGCGGTGACCGGGAATCTGACCACGTTTTTCACCAACTCGGACAATTATATTTTGGGCCGCGACAAAGTGGAAACATCACTTGAACTGCGCTGGGTGCGTGGTGCGCATGAATTGTCCGTCTTGTTTCCGGAAATGCAGTTGCAGCGCAAAAGCCCGGCGGTCACCGGTCCCAAAGGGATTCGATACCAACAAACCTTCAATGCCTATTACGGTGACGATGTGAACAACTCGTCCGTTGTCTGGACCGTCACCAACGATACCGACGCCCTGTACGGCACGGCGTAA